In Oceanobacillus sp. FSL K6-2867, one DNA window encodes the following:
- the menH gene encoding 2-succinyl-6-hydroxy-2,4-cyclohexadiene-1-carboxylate synthase, producing MGKLYYTVGQAKYWYEIDGEGVPIVMLHGFTGSSKTWQHVKSLFGSGNQIIVIDLPGHGKTKASHVTTMQRCCADLHMLFQFLGLGKIHLVGYSMGGRTALSFALHYPAMIQSLILESSSPGIANEAERRLRIEADKKLAERIERDGVQAFVDYWQDIPLFASQKSLPSKVKESIRRERVSHTAEGLAQSLRAMGTGTQESWWSELESFERPVQLVVGALDTKFIATNKKMHTLLKSSKMIVCEHAGHAIHVEKPEIFGKLVREFIDSVTD from the coding sequence ATGGGTAAATTGTATTACACGGTTGGTCAAGCCAAGTATTGGTACGAAATAGATGGAGAAGGAGTGCCGATTGTCATGCTTCACGGTTTTACTGGGAGCTCTAAGACATGGCAGCATGTGAAAAGTTTGTTCGGGTCAGGCAATCAAATTATTGTCATTGATCTACCTGGGCATGGAAAGACAAAAGCTTCCCATGTAACAACCATGCAAAGGTGCTGTGCTGATCTACATATGTTATTTCAATTTCTTGGGTTAGGAAAAATCCATTTGGTTGGTTATTCGATGGGGGGGCGGACGGCATTATCCTTTGCATTACACTACCCTGCAATGATTCAATCGTTAATATTGGAGAGTTCCTCACCAGGCATAGCTAATGAAGCAGAGCGGCGGCTGCGAATTGAGGCCGATAAAAAGCTAGCGGAACGAATTGAAAGGGATGGCGTACAAGCATTTGTGGATTATTGGCAGGATATCCCATTATTTGCTTCTCAAAAGAGCCTTCCGTCCAAAGTGAAGGAAAGTATTCGACGCGAGCGTGTTTCACATACTGCTGAAGGCTTAGCGCAATCATTGCGTGCAATGGGCACAGGGACTCAAGAATCGTGGTGGAGTGAACTGGAAAGCTTTGAAAGACCGGTACAGCTGGTTGTTGGTGCACTTGATACGAAATTTATTGCAACGAACAAAAAGATGCACACGCTTTTAAAATCAAGTAAGATGATTGTATGTGAGCATGCAGGGCATGCAATTCACGTGGAAAAACCAGAAATCTTTGGTAAACTAGTAAGAGAGTTTATCGATTCGGTTACAGATTAA
- the menD gene encoding 2-succinyl-5-enolpyruvyl-6-hydroxy-3-cyclohexene-1-carboxylic-acid synthase produces MDHIEKLTRYTANIVDEFVKSGVIDVVISPGSRSTPLALTFTEHPEIKEWVIIDERSAAFFAMGIAKQLDRPVALVCTSGTAAANYFPAIVEAYYSRVPLIVLTADRPHELRDVGAPQAIEQLKLYGDYPKWFHEMALPEATPDMLSYARNKAARAVYMAKEGNSGPVHLNFPFREPLTPDFSLENIWENHGAPSEIQTVSSFVDGEKCLTEQQIEQLIQKLTNGKKGLIVCGPQTDKRFAKAITELALKWKLPVLADPLSQVRAGSHEKDHVIEAYDAFLRNKTIRSELEPDYIIRFGAMPVSKAYLFYVKEHAHVKQYIVEGSSGYREPTGNRTEFIFADPVALCRAIQSASSANEVGLSWLRRWQEMNQISKKHLLSGKEPQVTEGEVVRGLCEVIPDESTLYVGNSMAIRDVDTFFMTTSKQVQILANRGANGIDGVVSSGIGAAASGKTVTLLIGDLSFFHDMNGLLAAKHYKLNITILLVNNNGGGIFSFLPQSNDKRHFEALFGTPVDIKFEKAIEMYGGQYAEAMTEDHLKELLAASYLHKGLSVIEIKTDRTENVTWHQEKWNAIEQEILQDWDG; encoded by the coding sequence ATGGATCATATTGAAAAATTGACGCGTTATACCGCAAATATAGTTGATGAATTTGTAAAAAGTGGAGTAATCGATGTTGTAATCTCACCAGGGTCACGTTCTACTCCGCTTGCATTAACGTTTACAGAGCACCCTGAAATCAAAGAATGGGTCATTATTGATGAGCGGTCTGCTGCATTCTTTGCAATGGGGATTGCGAAACAGCTAGACCGGCCAGTTGCACTTGTTTGTACATCTGGGACGGCAGCAGCGAATTATTTTCCAGCAATTGTTGAGGCCTATTATAGCAGGGTTCCTTTAATTGTTTTAACAGCAGATCGCCCGCATGAATTACGCGATGTCGGAGCTCCGCAAGCAATTGAACAATTAAAGCTTTACGGGGATTACCCAAAATGGTTTCATGAGATGGCACTTCCTGAAGCTACGCCAGACATGCTCAGTTACGCACGTAATAAAGCGGCTCGTGCTGTGTATATGGCAAAAGAAGGAAACTCAGGTCCAGTTCATTTGAATTTCCCGTTTCGTGAACCACTCACACCTGACTTTTCGTTGGAAAACATATGGGAGAATCATGGTGCACCAAGTGAAATACAAACAGTGAGTTCATTTGTCGATGGAGAGAAATGTTTGACTGAGCAGCAAATAGAGCAGCTTATTCAAAAGCTGACAAATGGAAAAAAGGGACTTATTGTCTGTGGTCCTCAAACGGATAAGCGATTTGCTAAAGCTATTACGGAACTAGCATTAAAATGGAAGCTCCCGGTTTTAGCTGATCCGTTATCCCAAGTCCGCGCTGGCAGTCACGAGAAGGATCATGTAATCGAGGCGTATGATGCTTTTCTGCGAAACAAAACGATACGCAGCGAGCTGGAACCAGATTATATTATCCGATTTGGGGCAATGCCAGTTTCAAAGGCATATCTATTTTATGTAAAAGAACATGCGCATGTGAAACAATACATTGTTGAGGGAAGCAGTGGTTACCGGGAGCCAACCGGAAATAGAACGGAGTTTATCTTTGCTGATCCCGTAGCACTGTGCCGTGCAATCCAGTCTGCATCGTCTGCAAATGAGGTAGGGTTAAGCTGGTTAAGACGTTGGCAGGAAATGAATCAAATTTCAAAGAAGCACCTTTTAAGCGGCAAAGAACCTCAGGTAACAGAAGGAGAGGTGGTGCGTGGGCTCTGTGAAGTTATTCCGGATGAAAGCACGCTTTATGTCGGAAACAGCATGGCAATCCGTGATGTTGATACCTTTTTTATGACGACATCGAAGCAGGTACAGATACTTGCCAACCGAGGTGCAAATGGAATCGATGGTGTCGTATCAAGTGGCATTGGAGCGGCTGCTTCAGGAAAAACAGTAACACTCCTGATTGGCGATCTTTCTTTTTTCCATGACATGAATGGACTGCTTGCTGCGAAGCATTACAAGCTAAATATAACCATTTTACTTGTTAACAATAATGGTGGTGGTATCTTCTCATTTTTACCACAGTCAAATGATAAGCGACATTTTGAAGCGTTATTTGGAACTCCTGTTGATATTAAATTTGAAAAAGCGATTGAAATGTACGGTGGACAATATGCTGAAGCAATGACAGAGGATCACTTGAAGGAGCTGCTTGCTGCGAGTTACCTTCATAAAGGACTTTCTGTTATTGAAATCAAAACAGATCGTACAGAAAATGTAACATGGCACCAAGAAAAATGGAATGCAATTGAACAGGAAATCTTACAGGATTGGGATGGGTAA
- the menB gene encoding 1,4-dihydroxy-2-naphthoyl-CoA synthase has protein sequence MTVQWEKVRDYEEIIYEKYNGVAKVTINRPHKRNAFTPLTVQEMIHAFSDARDDSDIGVIVLAGEGDKAFCSGGDQSVRGHGGYVGTDTIPRLNVLDLQRLIRTIPKPVIAMVSGYAIGGGHVLHVVCDLTIAADNAIFGQTGPKVGSFDAGYGAGYLARMVGHKRAREIWYLCRQYNAEEAYEMGMVNTVVPLEKLEEETLQWCEEILEKSPTALRFLKASFNADTDGLAGLQQLGGDATLLYYTTDEAKEGRDAFKEKRKPNFKQFPRFP, from the coding sequence ATGACAGTGCAATGGGAAAAAGTAAGAGACTATGAAGAAATTATCTATGAAAAATATAATGGAGTTGCAAAGGTAACGATTAATCGTCCCCATAAGCGTAACGCATTTACACCACTAACCGTGCAGGAAATGATTCATGCATTTTCCGATGCTCGTGATGATTCTGATATTGGCGTTATCGTTTTAGCCGGTGAGGGAGATAAAGCATTTTGTTCTGGTGGAGACCAATCCGTTCGAGGACATGGTGGGTATGTTGGAACAGATACGATTCCACGCCTGAACGTGCTTGATTTACAACGTTTAATTCGTACGATACCAAAGCCAGTAATTGCTATGGTTTCAGGATATGCTATCGGTGGTGGACATGTATTGCACGTTGTATGTGATTTAACAATCGCAGCTGATAATGCAATCTTCGGTCAAACTGGACCGAAAGTAGGGAGCTTCGATGCTGGCTATGGAGCGGGCTATCTTGCGCGTATGGTTGGACATAAGCGTGCTCGTGAAATTTGGTACTTATGTCGTCAGTATAATGCAGAGGAAGCATATGAAATGGGCATGGTAAACACTGTCGTACCACTTGAAAAACTAGAAGAAGAAACATTGCAATGGTGTGAAGAAATTTTAGAAAAATCACCAACAGCATTGCGTTTCTTGAAAGCATCCTTTAATGCAGATACAGACGGACTTGCTGGTTTGCAACAGCTTGGTGGAGATGCGACATTACTTTATTACACAACAGATGAAGCAAAAGAAGGTCGCGATGCTTTCAAAGAAAAAAGAAAGCCGAACTTCAAGCAATTCCCACGTTTTCCTTGA
- a CDS encoding isochorismate synthase, translated as MIEIKEDQLASLLKEAIGQLQTDNDRKLVSFTKKITSADPLQFFEAAKHIRENRVFWTSSSQMLWLTGVGSAFEMGADESRFEVIEAAWNKMLNEAYIHNPYEVPGTGIVSLGGLSFDPINTQTELWKKFRPGQFRVPEFLLTKYDSSYYLTINICVRKNDHARQLTEELSQIEQKLLAEHAIPNNGLHIQNESEMDPEKWMSIVRRATEEIRKQSVEKIVLARELRLTFNRQAEISSILNNLLKTQPNSYIFAYEIGEDCFVGATPERLVKVKKNKLLSTCLAGTAPRGKTKEEDMKIGEALLNDEKNRQEHDFVVQMIKHAIKDYCTEVAIPDVPVVRPFKNLQHLYTPVTAQLKEGFTILDIVKQLHPTPALGGSPKAESLAFIRQHELLDRGWYGAPIGWMDSYNNGEFAVAIRSALIQKNEASLFAGCGVVKDSDPQSEYEETKIKLLPMLTVLGG; from the coding sequence ATGATTGAAATAAAAGAAGATCAGCTTGCATCATTGCTAAAGGAAGCAATCGGGCAGCTTCAGACAGATAATGATCGTAAACTTGTTAGTTTTACAAAAAAAATAACGTCGGCAGATCCGCTGCAGTTTTTCGAAGCAGCGAAGCATATTCGTGAAAATCGTGTTTTTTGGACGAGCTCATCACAGATGCTTTGGCTTACCGGTGTGGGCAGTGCATTTGAAATGGGGGCTGATGAATCCCGCTTTGAAGTGATTGAAGCAGCGTGGAACAAAATGTTAAACGAAGCGTATATCCATAATCCGTATGAGGTGCCAGGAACTGGGATTGTATCCCTTGGTGGTTTGTCCTTTGATCCGATAAATACGCAAACTGAATTATGGAAAAAGTTTCGACCTGGTCAATTTAGGGTTCCTGAATTTTTACTTACCAAATATGATAGTTCTTACTATTTAACGATAAATATATGTGTTAGAAAGAACGATCATGCAAGACAGCTAACTGAAGAATTAAGTCAGATTGAACAAAAATTACTTGCAGAGCATGCAATTCCTAATAACGGTCTGCATATTCAAAATGAAAGCGAAATGGATCCTGAAAAATGGATGAGCATTGTTCGAAGGGCTACAGAGGAGATTCGCAAACAAAGCGTTGAAAAAATCGTACTTGCTCGTGAATTGCGACTAACATTCAATCGGCAAGCAGAAATTTCTTCCATTCTAAATAATTTATTAAAGACACAGCCAAATAGTTATATTTTTGCATATGAAATTGGTGAGGATTGCTTTGTTGGTGCAACCCCAGAAAGACTTGTTAAAGTGAAGAAAAACAAGCTATTATCGACTTGTCTGGCAGGTACTGCACCGCGTGGCAAAACCAAAGAAGAAGATATGAAAATTGGTGAAGCGCTGCTGAATGATGAAAAAAACCGTCAGGAGCATGATTTTGTTGTGCAGATGATTAAGCATGCGATAAAAGACTACTGTACAGAGGTAGCTATCCCAGATGTACCAGTTGTTCGTCCTTTTAAAAACTTACAGCATCTGTATACTCCGGTTACGGCTCAGCTAAAGGAGGGCTTTACGATTTTAGATATTGTTAAGCAGCTGCATCCAACTCCAGCGCTTGGCGGAAGTCCGAAAGCAGAATCACTTGCATTTATCAGGCAACATGAATTACTGGACCGTGGCTGGTATGGTGCACCAATTGGTTGGATGGACAGCTATAATAACGGAGAATTTGCAGTTGCAATTCGTTCTGCTCTGATCCAAAAGAATGAGGCATCGCTTTTTGCTGGCTGTGGAGTTGTAAAGGATTCAGATCCACAAAGTGAGTACGAAGAAACAAAAATTAAGCTTCTTCCTATGCTTACCGTTTTAGGAGGATAA